The genomic region AAGATACGTTCCGCGCGTACTTCTTCAGAGGCATAAAGGTACACTTTTAAATCCGCCTCTTTCAGCATCCAAATCGCAAGGCGGGAACCGAGTACACACGATGATTTCAGCGCCTGTTCAACTTGGCGGTTATCGACAATACGGTCAAAACTGAAATCGGTCTTTGCTTGTTCAATGACTTGCTTTAACGGCATATCCAATTCTTTTGCGAGACTTCTAAAGGTGTAATTGATGCACGGAATACCCAACGTATCGGCCAGCAAGGTAGAGACCGTTGTGTTGCCGCAGCCGGAAGCGCCTGAGATCGCAATGCGCAGCTCTTTTTTTGCAGGAATAGCATAGTCGTTTTTCATCAGTGTATCCCTCATTCGATATTATGAGCCTGCTCGCGGATATTTTCCAGAGCATCCTTAGCGGAGATTACCGCTTGTCCGATTTCCGTCAGCTGATTTTTGGAGCCGATGGTGTTAATCTCCCGATTGATTTCCTGACATAAAAAATCAATTCTTCGACCGGGAGCTTCGTTTTCCGTAATTTCTTTTTCTAAAGCGGCAATATGCGCTTTTGCCCGTATAATTTCTTCATTGATTGTATACTTAACAAGCAACGCCGCGACTTCCTGCATAACACGCTGCGGATCCGGTTCACGCTCCATCAATTCGGAAAATTTCTTTTTCAACATCGTAGAAAAAAGTTCTTCCATCCTTGCAGCGTGCCGCTCAATCTCCGCAACCGAGTTGGAAAGTACGGCAAGCATTTTCCGTATGTCTGCGGATAATGCCTTACCTTCTTCAATCCTGCACGTGTTGAATTTTTCAGTCAACTCATCGAGGAGAGGAATAAGAGCGTGTTGCCAAAGCTCCTTATCAAAATTTTTATCGATTTGCAGCACTCCCTCTTGCCGTAAAATCAGGTCGAGCGTGATTTGATTTTCCATTCCGAGCGCATGAGCGATATCGGCGATGGATTTATAGTACGCTTGTGCAAGGGTAATATTGGGTAGAATGGGC from Treponema vincentii harbors:
- the cmk gene encoding (d)CMP kinase is translated as MKNDYAIPAKKELRIAISGASGCGNTTVSTLLADTLGIPCINYTFRSLAKELDMPLKQVIEQAKTDFSFDRIVDNRQVEQALKSSCVLGSRLAIWMLKEADLKVYLYASEEVRAERIFQREGGSLEHIKEFTAMRDSDDTRRYKELYNIDNTDYAFADMLIDTERYTPDLIVGLIIDELLRRSLIVPKADA
- a CDS encoding YicC/YloC family endoribonuclease — its product is MKSMTSYAYLDGIVNGTDISCELKSYNSRFLDLNINIPSTMTQLEPFLRKYFSKRIIRGKVDFYLRLKKLHNEQPILPNITLAQAYYKSIADIAHALGMENQITLDLILRQEGVLQIDKNFDKELWQHALIPLLDELTEKFNTCRIEEGKALSADIRKMLAVLSNSVAEIERHAARMEELFSTMLKKKFSELMEREPDPQRVMQEVAALLVKYTINEEIIRAKAHIAALEKEITENEAPGRRIDFLCQEINREINTIGSKNQLTEIGQAVISAKDALENIREQAHNIE